The Leptospira andrefontaineae genome has a segment encoding these proteins:
- a CDS encoding MotA/TolQ/ExbB proton channel family protein has product MSFENAIGYMETAIFVIMAIASVLAVAVVVERAIIFVKNTKDSAFVLPEIIQTARKGDLSGAPKFSENYPENVYARFADFSSEHSKGGKESLGELMEGKMIGERVGFETRLSILNTLGNNAPFIGLLGTVFGVISAFYKLGTLGNAAGEVVMRTISQALLATAVGLAVAIPVVMANNYFTRKLKIIQSNLEILSKEFLASLSRKG; this is encoded by the coding sequence ATGAGTTTTGAAAATGCTATTGGGTACATGGAAACGGCGATCTTCGTGATCATGGCGATCGCAAGTGTTCTTGCAGTAGCCGTTGTAGTAGAAAGAGCGATCATATTCGTTAAAAATACGAAAGACTCCGCCTTCGTATTACCTGAAATCATCCAAACCGCAAGAAAGGGAGATCTTTCCGGAGCTCCTAAATTTTCAGAAAATTATCCGGAGAATGTTTACGCAAGATTCGCTGACTTCTCCTCCGAACATTCCAAAGGTGGAAAAGAAAGCCTGGGTGAATTGATGGAAGGAAAGATGATCGGAGAAAGAGTCGGTTTCGAAACTAGACTTTCTATTTTAAACACTTTGGGAAACAACGCTCCATTTATCGGACTGTTAGGAACAGTATTCGGAGTCATCAGTGCATTCTATAAATTAGGAACTTTGGGGAATGCAGCTGGAGAAGTAGTAATGAGAACTATTTCACAAGCACTACTTGCAACTGCGGTAGGTCTTGCTGTCGCGATTCCAGTGGTTATGGCAAATAACTACTTCACCAGAAAATTGAAAATCATCCAATCCAATCTGGAAATTCTTTCCAAAGAATTTTTAGCAAGCCTGTCTCGGAAAGGTTAA
- a CDS encoding ExbD/TolR family protein, translated as MAGQSSSGDGEEIGSINITPMVDVILVLLVIFMVTANFLKKESININLPKADAVDANLAKTVQVALSKDGKIFLEGNETDFPRLEAQLQRETKIRPNMRITLSADSSLPYGKIAETMGKIKKAGVHQIALSVKR; from the coding sequence ATGGCAGGTCAAAGTTCTTCCGGCGACGGAGAAGAAATCGGCAGTATCAATATTACTCCGATGGTGGACGTTATTTTAGTTCTTTTAGTAATCTTCATGGTTACCGCGAACTTCTTAAAAAAAGAATCCATCAATATCAATCTTCCTAAAGCGGATGCGGTGGATGCGAATCTAGCCAAAACCGTTCAGGTAGCATTATCTAAAGATGGAAAAATTTTCTTAGAAGGAAATGAAACAGATTTCCCGAGACTCGAAGCTCAATTGCAGAGAGAGACTAAGATCCGTCCAAATATGAGGATCACGTTATCCGCTGATTCTTCCCTTCCATACGGAAAAATAGCAGAAACTATGGGAAAGATCAAAAAAGCGGGCGTGCACCAAATCGCATTATCCGTTAAAAGGTGA